CTCCAGCATGCCGGCGAATACCGGATCGCCGCCCAGCTTGCCGCGCGCGAAATGCCAGGCGAAGCGGCCGGCGGAACGATAGGGGGCGGTGGCGGTATCGATGAGCTTCTTGATGAATTGTGTCGTCATGGATGGGTTGGGTTCGCGGATTGAAGAGCGGCAGGCAGCGTGACGAAATGCAGTCCGGCGCCGTGCGCGGCCTCGATCAGGCGCGGCAGCACGGCGAGAATCACCGGCACGCCGGCGGCGGTGCGGGCGCAATTGCCGTCGTGCAGCAGCAGAATCGCGCCGGCCTTCACGTCCGGCAGCAGGCGGCGGCTGACCGCATCGGCATCGGCAGTGCGCGTGTCATAGCCGCGCCGCGTCCATGCCGCCAGGCGCAGCCCGAGCCTGGCCAGCACCGGATCGAGAAAGGGATTGCGCAAGCCGGCCGGCGCACGGAAGAACAAGGGGCGGTGACCGGTGATGCGGCTCAGGGTGGCTTGCGCTTCGGCAATCTCGCGCGTCAGTCCTGCCATGCCCATCACGGAGAAATGATGGCGATGATGCTGGCTGTGGTTTTCCACCGCGTGGCCGCGCGCGACGATGGCCTGGCACAAGTCGGGGTGGCGCAGCGCATGTTCGCCGATGCAGAAGAAGGTCGCCTTCACGCCGTAGCGGTCGAGCATGTCGAGCACTTGCGGTGTGACCTCGGGATTGGGGCCGTCATCGATGGTCAGCGCGATTTCGCCGCGTGCGGCCGATGCGGCCGGCAGCCGGGTCCAGTTCGCACCGAGCCAGGTGCTGCGCGGCCACAGACCGACTGCCGTGATGAGCGCATGATTTGCCACGAGCGCTGCCAGCACCCACGGCCACAGTTGCGGCGCGACGATGACCACCGCCAGCATCGCCGCATGCAGTGCGAGCGTGAGGCGGACCAGCAGGGGCATGCGCCAGCGGATGGGCGGGTTCTGTGTCATTGGGCAGCGTCGGGTGAGCGTTGACCGAAGCGCATTGCGTTGCGGT
The Noviherbaspirillum cavernae DNA segment above includes these coding regions:
- a CDS encoding polysaccharide deacetylase family protein — encoded protein: MTQNPPIRWRMPLLVRLTLALHAAMLAVVIVAPQLWPWVLAALVANHALITAVGLWPRSTWLGANWTRLPAASAARGEIALTIDDGPNPEVTPQVLDMLDRYGVKATFFCIGEHALRHPDLCQAIVARGHAVENHSQHHRHHFSVMGMAGLTREIAEAQATLSRITGHRPLFFRAPAGLRNPFLDPVLARLGLRLAAWTRRGYDTRTADADAVSRRLLPDVKAGAILLLHDGNCARTAAGVPVILAVLPRLIEAAHGAGLHFVTLPAALQSANPTHP